The proteins below are encoded in one region of Sphaerodactylus townsendi isolate TG3544 linkage group LG06, MPM_Stown_v2.3, whole genome shotgun sequence:
- the LOC125435935 gene encoding acyl-coenzyme A thioesterase 1-like isoform X2 yields MHLNKLNTRMQGDDTFPGIIDISGAGGGLPEYRACLMANHGFAMLALAYYGYEDLPKDMKEFHLEYFEEAVNYMLKHPKIKGPGIGLLGHSKGGDLCISMASFLKGITATATINGSIANVGAKLCYKDITIPPLGFDKNRVKIDQNGVADIVDVLNNPLEGPDRQSLIPLEKAESRFLFIVSRDDHNWKSEFFATEASKLLQAHGKEKPEIICYSGAGHYIEPPYFPLCPSSMHLLVGFPVIWGGEPRAHAAAQVDAWQQIQTFYHKHLNGEQDGGQNKL; encoded by the exons GTGATGACACCTTTCCTGGAATCATTGATATTTCTGGAGCTGGAGGAGGCCTTCCCGAATATCGAGCCTGTTTGATGGCCAATCATGGCTTTGCCATGCTAGCACTGGCCTATTATGGTTATGAAGATCTACCTAAAGATATGAAAGAATTCCATCTGGAGTATTTTGAAGAAGCTGTAAATTATATGTTGAAACATCCAAAG attAAAGGTCCAGGAATTGGGCTACTTGGACACTCTAAAGGGGGTGACCTCTGTATCTCTATGGCATCTTTCTTAAAGGGTATCACTGCGACAGCCACAATAAATGGCTCTATAGCCAATGTAGGGGCCAAACTCTGTTATAAGGATATCACCATTCCACCTCTTGGCTTTGATAAGAATCGGGTCAAAATAGACCAGAATGGGGTTGCTGACATTGTGGATGTCCTGAACAACCCGCTGGAGGGTCCTGACCGCCAAAGCCTTATTCCACTGGAGAAGGCGGAGAGTCGCTTTCTTTTCATTGTAAGCAGAGATGACCATAACTGGAAAAGTGAATTCTTCGCCACTGAAGCCTCCAAACTTTTGCAGGCTCACGGAAAAGAAAAACCTGAGATAATTTGCTATTCAGGAGCAGGGCATTATATTGAGCCTCCTTATTTCCCACTGTGCCCATCTTCAATGCATCTTTTAGTGGGCTTCCCAGTGATCTGGGGAGGGGAGCCCAGAGCTCATGCTGCAGCACAGGTGGATGCTTGGCAGCAGATCCAAACTTTTTACCACAAACATCTCAATGGTGAACAAGATGGAGGACAGAACAAGTTATGA